The genomic DNA ATTTTTGGGCACCGATATTTTGCCCGGCCATACTATTGACGGCAGTCCCTAGTGCAAAGGCAGGCAGCATGATGAGACTATCGAGTCGTTGTGCAGCACCAAATCCAGCTACCACATCTTCTCCAAATGATGTTACAACACTCATAATGGCCATGACACCTGCTGAAATTACAGTCATTTGTAATCCAGAGGGGATCCCTAGCTTTAAAATTAAAAGTACTTCTTCTTTTTTTGGAAGTGTTGGCTTTGAAAATGGGACGAATTGCTTGTGTATCGTGAGCATCAATCCATAAATAAACGCTACTCCTTGTGAAAAAACTGTTGCCAATGCTGCGCCTTCAATCCCTAAATCAAGCACAGAAATAAAAATAGGATCTAAAACGGTATTACATAAAACAGCGATGGCAACAAACCTTATAGGGGTCTTACTATCACCTAAAGACCGCAGCACCGTGCCAATAAAATTGTAGCCAAATAAAAAGAATATGCCGATAAAATGAATTTGCAAATAAGAAGCAGCCTCTTTTAGCATCGTTTGCGGAGTTCCAAGCAATGAAAGAATCGTATTGGAAGAGAAATAGCCAATCACTCCGAGAATGATGGCCATAGTCGATAAAATGGTAACAAATGCATTTAAATACCGTTTTACTCCGTCATCATCTTTCATTCCTTTTTGCTGCGATAAGATCGTTAATGTTGCTTGGTTAATTCCGATCATAAACGCTAATATTGTAAAAATAACCGTGCTTGAAACGGAAATCGCTCCAAGTGCTCGCTCCCCTAACAAATTCCCGACCCATAAGCCGTCAATCAATTGATAAGAGGTTTGCAATAAGTTGGTAAATAAAATCGGAGTCGAAAAAAAGAAGAGATGCTTGATAATACTGCCACTTGTGAAATCTCTTTGATTCATAGGCAAACTCCATTCTTTTGATGAACGTACATCGTATATATCTAAAAAGAAAGTGAATCATGATCATTC from Bacillus alveayuensis includes the following:
- a CDS encoding putative MATE family efflux protein (product_source=TIGR00797; cog=COG0534; pfam=PF01554; tigrfam=TIGR00797; transmembrane_helix_parts=Inside_1_12,TMhelix_13_35,Outside_36_49,TMhelix_50_72,Inside_73_91,TMhelix_92_114,Outside_115_133,TMhelix_134_156,Inside_157_167,TMhelix_168_187,Outside_188_190,TMhelix_191_213,Inside_214_237,TMhelix_238_260,Outside_261_279,TMhelix_280_302,Inside_303_310,TMhelix_311_333,Outside_334_352,TMhelix_353_375,Inside_376_379,TMhelix_380_402,Outside_403_411,TMhelix_412_434,Inside_435_446), producing the protein MNQRDFTSGSIIKHLFFFSTPILFTNLLQTSYQLIDGLWVGNLLGERALGAISVSSTVIFTILAFMIGINQATLTILSQQKGMKDDDGVKRYLNAFVTILSTMAIILGVIGYFSSNTILSLLGTPQTMLKEAASYLQIHFIGIFFLFGYNFIGTVLRSLGDSKTPIRFVAIAVLCNTVLDPIFISVLDLGIEGAALATVFSQGVAFIYGLMLTIHKQFVPFSKPTLPKKEEVLLILKLGIPSGLQMTVISAGVMAIMSVVTSFGEDVVAGFGAAQRLDSLIMLPAFALGTAVNSMAGQNIGAQKWDRVRQIAIYGVLYNFSIMLFLAFVIVFYVKYGILLFIEEEKAVHFGTNYLQTIAFFYPFLGINFILNGILRASGAMFQVLVLNFISFWILRYPLTFLFSKWWDEAGIGLGMGTSFVISSLFAILYYRFGKWKEKQLFQKEE